The genomic stretch GCCGATGCCGATGACCACTTCGGGCCGGACCAACTTATACTTGCGCAGTTCACCCAACTTGCCTAATATCTTGCGCTCCGCCGATTCACGGACACAGCAGGTGTTGATCAGCAAGATGCGAGCCTCTTCCGGGGTGGACGCCGTATATCCCATCTGCTGGAGAAAGCCAGCCAGCGACTCCGTATCCCGTTCGTTCATCTGACAACCGTAAGTCAAAATATGATAGGTATCCTTCTTTTCGCTCACAGGTCTGCTCCTCAACATTTTTTTCGGTTAGATCATTATACCCACTGCGGTGATTATTGAAAAGCGGAGACCTGTACAGAAAAATACCCCTGGCCTATTCCCGACGCGCCGGGACAGAATAGCCAATGGGAAAGTGGACACTAAAACAGGACCCTTTTGAGCTTGATTCCACGGTTATCTTCGCCTTATGACGACTGGCGATGTTGTAAGCGATAGGCAGGCCTAACCCTGTTCCCTTGTCTTTGGTGGTGAAAAAGGGAACGCCCAGGTTTTTCATATCCTTGTCCGATATCCCAGAACCTTGGTCCTCGATTTGCAAGACGACGACATCATCATCAACAGCTGTCCGAATCGTGACGCACTTTCCGGGCGCCATAGCTTCCAAGCCGTTTCTAACAAGATTAAAAAGCAGTTGACGAATCTCCTTTTCATCGAGGATCAGATCGGGCACATCGGCCAGTTCCAATTGAATCCACTTGTCTTCCCGCAGCGCATCGGCTTGCAACAAGGGGAAAAAGTCCTCGACCAGCCTTTTCAGGTTGCTTGGCTGGGGATCTTTCGATTTACGTCGGGTAAAACTCAGAAACTCAGTGATGATCGCATTGGCACGATCAAGCTCACTGATCATCAATTCAAAGTACCGGCGACGCTCTTCATTTTCATCCATCTTGGACATGATCTGAAGGAAGCCCCGGACAGTCGTCATAGGGTTGCGGATCTCATGTCCCAGCCCGGCGGCCATCCGCGCGATGATGTTTAACCGGTCAATGGAGAGAAGTTCCTGCTCCAACTGTTTTTGTACAGTAACATCACGGCCGACACCATAAATCAGCCCCGTCTGCAAGTTCACCACTGATGTCCAGGAAATCCACCGATAGGATCCATCCTTGCATCGATGACGCACCTCTAGGTCTCGCAAGGGTTGGCTCTTAAATTGCTCCCAGTTCAACGCCTTCACCTTGATCTGATCATCTTCGTGAATCAGACTTAGATAGGGGGTGGCCATCAGTTCTTCTTCGCTATAGCCCAGCACATGGGAAAAGGCGCTGTTGATCTGTTTATAATAACCATCCATGCCGACAACGCACATCAAATCGACCGATAGGGAAAAAAACTGCCGGATCTGGTTTTCGGCGCTGTCCCTCTCTTCACGCAGCAATTCCGTCTGAGAGTGCAGCTCGGCTTCGATCCGTTTTTCTTCAGTGATATCCTGCACTTGCGCGAGCGTATAGACAAGACGTCCATACTGATCCTTAATCGGAACGATAGTGAGTTGAACCCAGATCAACCGACTGCGATTGATATATCGCTTTTCCAGTGTATAGCCGTCCAATTCACCGGAATGGAGACGCCGCAAATACTCCCCTTCCGTTTCTACATCGTCGGGGTGGGAAAAATCCTGAAAGCGCATATGCAGCAGTTCCTGTTCCGAATAACCGACGATCGAACAAAAGGCTTTGTTTGCCTTCAGGCATTTCCCCTCCAGGTCGTTCAAGCACAATCCGACAGCAGCGTGTTCAAATATGAGCCGGTAATCGTCCTGTTCTTTCGACAAGTCGGGATGCATCTTTCCCACCTCCCTGATGCAATATATTATTTACTCCTTCGACTAAAAGGGTCTATTTCCTCCCTTTTTTTGTCACGCATAGCGATTTCATCTCTATGCTTCTATCTTTTTCAAGCCACTTCCAACCACTTCCTTGTTTATTCACCTCCCATCGGTTACATTAGTGAAGTAAGGAACGACACGACAATGAAAGGGGATTGCCATGACGGTCCATGAATCGATCGGACTCTACATGGGTGCCATCGCTTTGGCGCTGCTTATCGGGTACATCGCTGCGCGCATCAAAATAAACCGGATGCAGGCGGCAGGGAAAGGGAATCTGGCAAAACAAGCAAAAGGTGCTTCAAAGACGCAAAAGACGCGAGAAAAGCCGCGAGAGAACCGTTAGAGCGCCAATCGGCTTATCCATCAGGAAGAATATATTTCTACTTTCTCCGTTAAAAATATTGTTGATTTGCCTTTGTAAATCCGTTATAATTCCTCTTGCGCTTCGAATTGGCCCGTTGGTCAAGCGGTCTAAGACACCGCCCTTTCACGGCGGTTACAGGGGTTCGAATCCCCTACGGGTCACCAACGCCTCGGTAGCTCAGTCGGTAGAGCAGAGGACTGAAAATCCTCGTGTCGGTGGTTCGATTCCGCCCCGAGGCACCATTTCACGGAGGGATTCCCGAGTGGCCAAAGGGAGCAGACTGTAAATCTGCCGGCTCTGCCTTCGAAGGTTCGAATCCTTCTCCCTCCACCATCACTGGGGTGTAGCCAAGCGGTAAGGCAGCGGACTTTGACTCCGCCATTCGTTGGTTCGAATCCAGCCACCCCAGCCATTTTGGTCTCACTCTCCTGATCCATTAGCTCAGTTGGTAGAGCACCTGACTTTTAATCAGGGTGTCGCTGGTTCGAGTCCAGCATGGATCACCATGTTGCGGAAGTAGCTCAGCGGTAGAGCATCGCCTTGCCAAGGCGAGGGTCGCGAGTTCGAATCTCGTCTTCCGCTCCATTCATTATGGCGGTTGTGGCGAAGTGGTTAACGCACCGGATTGTGGCTCCGGCATTCGGGGGTTCAAGTCCCCTCAACCGCCCCATTGTGACAGGAAGCTGTGGCTTAAAGACACAGCTTTTTTTCTTAATAATCGAGTAGGAGGGGGTGATTAACCCCCGTCCTCTCACACCACCGTACGTACCGTTCGGTATACGGCGGTTCATGCTGGTTGACGATGAGATTGGTATGTTTCGACTAAACTGACTAAGCCCTGTTCCCGCCAGTAGGCGAGGCCAAGGGCTTTATTCATTTGCGGGGTCAAGGACAGACGCCAATATCCTTTTCGTGAGCCGCTGATGTTGCATGCCCATTCCTCCGGGATCCCCAACGCCACTAAGTTTCGTCTTCGTGTCTTCGGGCGCTTCCATTGCTTGAGCAGGCACATCCGCAGTCGTCGGCGAAGCCACTCATCCAACTCTTTAAGTACGCTTGGCGTGTCAATGAGTCGAAAGTAGCCCATCCAGCCTTTCAGGTATTGGTTGAGGGTGACCAGTCGGTCCTCCATCGCAATGCTTCGGTTCCGCCCAGTGAACTGGCGGATCTTCTCTTTCACCCGTTTCACCGTTTGGGGGGCGAGCCGAATCTTTGCTGCCTTATGCCACGTAAATGAAAACCCCAGAAACTTTCGGTTCCAGGGTCGGTCGACTGCGCTTTTCTCCCAGTTGACCTGCA from Heliomicrobium modesticaldum Ice1 encodes the following:
- a CDS encoding PAS domain-containing sensor histidine kinase — protein: MHPDLSKEQDDYRLIFEHAAVGLCLNDLEGKCLKANKAFCSIVGYSEQELLHMRFQDFSHPDDVETEGEYLRRLHSGELDGYTLEKRYINRSRLIWVQLTIVPIKDQYGRLVYTLAQVQDITEEKRIEAELHSQTELLREERDSAENQIRQFFSLSVDLMCVVGMDGYYKQINSAFSHVLGYSEEELMATPYLSLIHEDDQIKVKALNWEQFKSQPLRDLEVRHRCKDGSYRWISWTSVVNLQTGLIYGVGRDVTVQKQLEQELLSIDRLNIIARMAAGLGHEIRNPMTTVRGFLQIMSKMDENEERRRYFELMISELDRANAIITEFLSFTRRKSKDPQPSNLKRLVEDFFPLLQADALREDKWIQLELADVPDLILDEKEIRQLLFNLVRNGLEAMAPGKCVTIRTAVDDDVVVLQIEDQGSGISDKDMKNLGVPFFTTKDKGTGLGLPIAYNIASRHKAKITVESSSKGSCFSVHFPIGYSVPARRE